A segment of the Desulfofundulus kuznetsovii DSM 6115 genome:
TACGAGAAAGAAATCCTCACCCTGCTGGCCCATAGGTTGGGGCTGTAGAGTAATGCCAGGCTTGACGGAGATCTCTACCTGTTGCGAAATATAACGAATCCGCAGGTATGCTTGAAATCACTCTGGAGGCGAATAAAGCATGCTGAAATAACAATTAAGGAGGTGAAGAACATGGACCTGGCGAAGCAGGTTGCAGCGTTTGCCAACAAACTGCGCTTCGGTATCACCGAAGACGAAACTACCAGTAAAGCTACCGGCAAAAAACAGAGTATTGCTGAAGTTATTGCGGCGTATGCAAACAAGTACAGGCAAGCAAAACAAAATAGGAGGGGATAACCATGTTTGGTAAAATGGGATTAACCGAGCTGGTTGAGGCATTTCAGAAAAAGAATAGCGAAAGACGCAACAAAATTAAAGACAGAATTGCCGGCCTTGAGGCCGAGGCCGCGCAAATTACCGCTAAAATCGAAGCAACCACAAGGCAGTTGGTGGATTGCGAACTAGCGGGAAATGACGCAGGCCAGGCTAAATGCCAGAAGCAAATCCGCGAACTACAGCTTGAGCTGGACAGAGTGCAGGGGCTTGCCCAGGCTTACCGGGCGGAGCTTCAAAAAGCAGGCTACGACAAAAAGGACCTGGAAGCTATCAGGACTGCCGCACAAAGGGAGCGCGAGACCCGGTTCAGGAAGTTTGAAGAGCTAAGGGCCGAGAGGGAGAATGTACGGCAGCAAATTAAGCAGCTGGAAAGCAAACTTGAACAGCTTGACCGGGAAATCGACGCGGCCAAAACCAAAAAAGAGGCGCGGGCGTTGATGGCCATAGCAACGTTCATTGACCCGCGAATTGAAAAACTTCCCAGTTATGAACACGAGCAGTTTCTGGATTATTGGATCGCGGGACAAGATGAAGCTATGGAACAAGCTCTGGCCCGGTATGCGAGGCCCGAGGAACCGGAGCGGCGAATCACTTACCTGAATCAACCGGAGAAGATTGTTCATGCTTGAAACCTATGAGGGGGATGGCTTTGGACAAGCAAGTTGTCAGGTGCCCCTTTTGCGGCGAAGTGACCATCAGGCAGGAATTTGGCTTCTGGAAGTGTCCGGACTGTGGCTGCGAGATATGGCCGGAGGAAGAAGAAATAGAGGCCCGGGAGGAATAGTCCCCAGGCGCACGAGAAGGCCCTGGAAGGCGAGAAACTGACCGGGCAAGGTATCCCCCCCTACCTGCCCGGTTTTCCGGGGCTTTATAGGGCCATCTACAGCCTTCTGGCGGGTCCTTCCAGGAAGGGTAGGGGTGGAGGGTCTTGCGAGCCCCGGAATCCGGCCAGGTGCGGGCAGTTTTGGCGTGGTTTTCTTTCCGCTTACGAATTACGAAACCCATTCTGCTGGTGCGTGCTCCCATCACCATTTTGGGAGCAGCAAGGCCCGGAGGCCGCATGGCTGTAAGCGAAACTGGATTTTCGCTTTGGGAGCATTTTGGGAGCAGATTGGGAGCAAACACCCTAAAACGAGGCCAAAACACACCCATTTATTCCCTGGTAGCTTCTAACAACACCAGTCAAATCAAGCCTTTGCAAACTTCGCCAAACTATACAAAGGCCGTATTTCGGTCTCCAAAACCGTAGGTTGCGGGTTCGAGTCCTGTCTCCCCTGCCAGCCTTATTTTTGGGGCCTTTTCCGGAACGCCGGAAAGGGCCTTTTTGCATTGAATCTGCTGTTCCTGAAACGCCCTTCCCGACAACAACGGACTTGAGTATGGCCAGACTTATGGCTGCTTTTCGTTTATGCCCAAATACTCTTTCAGGGCATTTTGCAGTAAGTGAGAAAAATTCACATTATGTTCCCGGGCTAAATCATCAAGCCATTTAGGTATGGTCAACGTCTTCTTGACGGCCCGATGCTTCATTTCGTCGCGGAAGGGGGGCATCCAGACTTCGACGAGAACGACAACTTGATTTGGTTCCACTTTTAGTTTGTTTACAGGGCTGGGTTCGGGAATGGGATAGCTGTCCTCCTCCAACCCGTATAAGTGAAGGGCTAATGCTTCTTTAGCCATGCGAAGGGCTTCCTCATCGTTGTCGCCGCAGGTATAGCATCCGGGTAAGTCGGGGAATTCTACCGAGATACCATCGTCTGCGTAATCAAAGATGGCAGGATAGATATATCTGTCTTTGGCCATAACTAGGGCCTCCTTTCAGGAAATTACGCTATTACTTATCTAAACCTGCTTGCTTAAGGATACTCATGACTGTTTTAGTTGGCAGGCTTTTTCTCGGGTGAGGGATAGTGACTAATCCTGGCCTTGTTGGGTGTTTGAATTGGTGGTGACTGCCGCTGACTCTGACAAGCGCCCAGCCGGATTCCTGTACCATGCGGATTAGTTCCTTGGATGAATATGTTTTCACTCACCCTCACCTCACGAGCATTATAACACGTATAAAAATACGTGTCAACAGGTAATGTAAATGACTGAATGAGCTTCGGGGCTCTTTTCTTATTGCCGTTTCGGCGGGTTCGTCAAGGTAAATCAAGCCTTTGCAAACTTAGCTAAATTATATAAAGGCGTACTCCAAAACCGTAGGTTGCGGGTTCGAGTCCTGTCTCCCCTGCCAGCCAATAAAACAGCGGCCTTCCAAATGAGGAAGGCTTTTTTAGCGTAAACTTTTTTGAGAAAAAAGTAAGGCAGGATGTTTGCTCCTGCCTATTTTTCTGCCTCCGCTGCCGCTTTGGCCTTTTTGATGATTTCCTCGGCTAAGCGGGCGGGCACTTCTTCGTAGCTGGAGAATTTCATGCGGAAGGACCCCCGGCCCTGGGTCATGGATTTCAGGTCGATGGCGTAGCGGTACATTTCCGCCAGGGGCACCAGAGCCTTTACCCGGGAATTCTTTCCGGCCGCTTCCATGCCCAGAATGCGTCCCCGCTTGGTGTTGAAGTCGCTAATGACGTCGCCCATGAAGTTTTCAGGTACGGTGACTTCCACTTCCATGATTGGTTCAAGCAGTACCGGCTTGGCCTGTTGCTGTCCCTTCTTAAAGGCCATGGAAGCAGCAATTTTGAAGGCCAGTTCCGAGGAGTCTACTGGGTGGAAGGAACCGTCGTAGAGTACCACTTTTACGCCAGTTACCGGGTAACCGGCCAGCACGCCCTCCTGCATGGCCTCCCGTACGCCCTTTTCCACTGCCGGGATGTATTGCTTGGGTACCGCTCCGCCAAAAATCTCCTCGGTAAATTCGAAGGGTGCATCGGCCAGGGGCTCCAGCCGCAGCCAGACGTGACCGTATTGACCGCGACCGCCGGTTTGCTTCTTGTGCTTGCCCTCCACCTTTACTTCGGCGCGAATGGTTTCCCGGTAGGGCACTTTCGGGGAATCCATGGTTACATCCACGCCGTATTTGCGCTTTAACCTCTCAAGCAGGATATCCAGGTGCAACTCTCCCATACCGGTGAGCAGGGTCTGCTTTGTTTCCGTGTTTTTCTCCACCCGGACGGCGGGATCTTCCTCCAGCAACTTGGACAGGGCATCACCCAGTTTATCTTCGTCGCCTTTGCTCTTGGGCTGGATGGCTACCGTCAGGGTTGGTTCGGGGAAGTTGATCCCCTCCAGCTTGACGGGACGATCCTTATCACACAGAGTGTCGCCCGTACTGGTGTCCTGCAGTTTGACCAGCACGGCGATATCGCCCGTGGGTACCTCGGTGGTGGGAGTGGAGTTTTTGCCCCGTACGTAGAGGATCTGTCCGATCTTCTCTTGTTTTTCCTTGGTGCTGTTGAGCACGACGGTATCACTCTTCAGTGTTCCGGTAAAAACGCGGATAAAGTTCATTTTGCCCACGTAGGGGTCGGCCAGTGTCTTAAAGATCAGGCCGGAGAAGGGAGCTCCTTCCTCTACCGGCGGGGCTGGGCAGTTTTTTACCAGGAAGTCCATGAGGTTGGTCACACCCATGTTTTTCGTGGCTGAGCCGCATAAAATGGGGACTACCTTGCCCGCAATAACTCCCTTTTGCAGGCCCTGTTTAATTTCCTCACTGCTTAATTCTTCCCCTTCCAGGTACTTCATCATCAGTTCATCGTCAGCTTCCACCGCCGCCTCAATCAACTTTTCCCGGTAGGAGGGAATTTCTGAGGCCAGATTGTCGGGAACGGCCACTTCCTTGGGTTTGCCATTTTCAAAAGAGTAGGCCTTTTGTTCCACCAGGTCTACAATCCCGGTAAAATCATTGGCCTGGCCGATGGGCAGTTGAATGGGGGCGAAATTGGCATTAAACTTGGCCTGCAGATCATCCAGTACTTTGTAGAAATTGGCGTTTTCCCGGTCCATTTTGTTAATGAAGATTATCCGGGATTGATTGCCCTGTTCTACCAGATCCCAGATGACTTCTGTCTGCACTTCTACCCCGTCAACGGCAGACACCACAAACAGGGCAGTCTCTACTACCCGCAGTACACCACGTACTTCCCCGATAAAATCGGAGTAGCCCGGGGTATCTAAAATGTTCAACTTGCAATTTTGCCATTCGCAAGGTACCAGGCTGGTATGAATGGTTACCTGGCGATTGATTTCCTCGGGATGGTAATCGGCGGTGGTGGTGCCATCTTCTACCCGGCCCAGTCGGGTAATGGCCCCGGTATTAAAAAGCATTGCCTCTACTAAAGAGGTCTTGCCGGCGCCGCCGTGGGCTACCACGCCAATGTTACGGATTTGAGAAGTCTGGTAGTTTTTCAAAATCCCTTACCTCCTTTTTTTGTAAATAATGGTTTCCCCCAGGTCTGCATTATATACTCTATCGCAGCCAGAACTGGGCATATCTGGATTAGGCAACAAAAAACAGCCCCACCACGGGTGCCCTTTTATGCAACGCCTTTTTGCTCTTTATTACGTTGCTTAAGGTCCTGTTATTCTACGCCATACTCACAAAATCCTTTGGAAATAAGAAAATTTTTTCGACAGACATTCTGGCGGGCTTGACAAGGTTGGCCACATAGGTACCTGGGTACGAACATACATATAGCAAGAGGTGGCAGAACATGTCCCGGCAATCCTTTGTCTATGGTGCTTTTATTCTCCTGCTGGCCAGCCTGTGCAATCGTCTGATCGGGTTTGTCTATCAGATTTTGATGATCCGGCTGATCCGCCCCGAGGGGGTTGGCCTTTTTAACATGGTCTACCCCATATACGTCCTGGTGCTGGTTCTGGCTACCGCCGGTATTCCGGTGGCTATTGCTAAACTGATGGCCGAAGAGGTGGCCCGGGGCAACCTGGGGGGAGCCTACCGGGTTTTCTCCATTGCCTTTTGGTGGATTGTAGCCAGCAGTCTATTCTTCACTCTGGTACTCATTCTGGGTGCACCCCTGTTGCAACAGTACGTCTTCCCCAACCCGAAAGTGTACTATTGTTTTCTTAGTTTGGTTCCGGGAATTATCATCGTATCCCTTTGCTCGGCCTTTCGCGGATTTTTCCAGGGGCTCCAGCAAATGACCCCTACGGCCGTGACCCAGGTGGTGGAACAACTGGTCCGGGTGATTGCCGGCTTGGGAATTGCCTGGTTTATGCTCCCCCGGGGAATCGAGTATGCGGCCATGGGCATTTCCCTGGGGGTGGTACTGGGGGAATTTGTCGGTTTTCTGTCCATGCTGGCCATTTACTTCAAAAAACGCCCTTCCCTTTCGCCTTTTGCCGTTTATTGTTCGGCACCGGCACTTAAGGTTACAGGCCGGATCTTCGATCTGGCCGTACCCGTGACCCTAACCCGTTTTGTTTCGACCGCCTTTTTATCGGTGGACGCCATGCTGATTCCCCGGCGCCTCCAGGTGGCAGGAATGACCTTAAATGAGGCTACCGGGGTTTACGGTCAATTTGTTGGGATTGCTGAATCCCTCCTGTTTACTCCCAGTATTGTAACCATTTCTTTAGCCACAGCTCTGGTTCCGGCCATAAGTGATGCCCTGGCGCAAAACGACCTTTCCTTGGTACGTGGCCGGACGGAAGAGGCTTTACGCCTGACCATGCTAGCCGGATTACCCGCCACCGCGGTCTTTTTCCTTTTGCCAAAGGAATTATGTCAGGCCATTTTCGGCTATGCCGACGCCGGCGTGGCTCTGGGGACCCTGGCTCTGGGAGGGCCGTTTCTTTACCTGCAGCAGACCACCACGGGAATCCTACAGGGATTGGGCCGTGCCGAAAGGCCATTGCGCAACCTGATTATTGCCGCCGCTTTTAAAGTGGCCGGCATTTACTACCTTACAGCCGTTCCCGCCCTGGGGATCAGGGGTACTGCCCTCTCCCTGTGCGCCGCCTATATGATTATGTCCCTGTTGAATTACCGGGACTTAAAGAAAATCATCGCCCTTAAGGTGGATTTTGGTTATTGCCTGGGTAAGCCGCTGGTGGCTACCGTTGGCATGGCGGTGGTTATGTGGTATGCCCGTAACTTTATGCTGGGTTCCGATGATCTATCCCGTATGGGCCTTTTGATTGTGCTTTTCCTGGGGGGTGCGACCTATTTGCTTTTGTTGTTTCTTTCCGGTGGGGTGCACAGCCATGATTTGCGACGCCTGGCCTCCTTCCTGGGCTGGCGCCGTTAAAAATGAAAAGTTATCTCCTCCCACTGCTGGCGAAGAATTTGCAGTGACTGGTAGTCGGTCAGATCAAGCTGGATGGGTGTTATGGAGATAAAATTTTGTTTTATGGCCTGCACGTCCGTGTCATCGCCGTTTTCTTCCAGGTCCAGCGGTTCTCCGGCCATCCAGTAATAAATGCGCCCGCGGGGATCAGTACGTTTATGAAAGATATTCACATACCGCCGGTTGCCCAGGCGGGTAAAGCGTATGCCCCGTGGCTCAGCCGCCGGTACATTAATATTTAATAATGTCCCGCGGGGCAGACCCTTTTGCATGGTCAGGTTGACCACCTTCCGGGCTACTTCCGCAGCCGTGGTAAAATCATGGCTGCCATAGCTGGTTAAGGAAATGGCCAGGGCCGGAAAACCATTGATAGTTCCTTCGATGGCTGCGGAAACCGTTCCGGAATAAAGGACATCGGTGCCCAAATTAGGTCCCTGGTTAATGCCAGCGA
Coding sequences within it:
- a CDS encoding type II toxin-antitoxin system HicB family antitoxin; protein product: MAKDRYIYPAIFDYADDGISVEFPDLPGCYTCGDNDEEALRMAKEALALHLYGLEEDSYPIPEPSPVNKLKVEPNQVVVLVEVWMPPFRDEMKHRAVKKTLTIPKWLDDLAREHNVNFSHLLQNALKEYLGINEKQP
- a CDS encoding type II toxin-antitoxin system HicA family toxin, which encodes MKTYSSKELIRMVQESGWALVRVSGSHHQFKHPTRPGLVTIPHPRKSLPTKTVMSILKQAGLDK
- the fusA gene encoding elongation factor G, producing MKNYQTSQIRNIGVVAHGGAGKTSLVEAMLFNTGAITRLGRVEDGTTTADYHPEEINRQVTIHTSLVPCEWQNCKLNILDTPGYSDFIGEVRGVLRVVETALFVVSAVDGVEVQTEVIWDLVEQGNQSRIIFINKMDRENANFYKVLDDLQAKFNANFAPIQLPIGQANDFTGIVDLVEQKAYSFENGKPKEVAVPDNLASEIPSYREKLIEAAVEADDELMMKYLEGEELSSEEIKQGLQKGVIAGKVVPILCGSATKNMGVTNLMDFLVKNCPAPPVEEGAPFSGLIFKTLADPYVGKMNFIRVFTGTLKSDTVVLNSTKEKQEKIGQILYVRGKNSTPTTEVPTGDIAVLVKLQDTSTGDTLCDKDRPVKLEGINFPEPTLTVAIQPKSKGDEDKLGDALSKLLEEDPAVRVEKNTETKQTLLTGMGELHLDILLERLKRKYGVDVTMDSPKVPYRETIRAEVKVEGKHKKQTGGRGQYGHVWLRLEPLADAPFEFTEEIFGGAVPKQYIPAVEKGVREAMQEGVLAGYPVTGVKVVLYDGSFHPVDSSELAFKIAASMAFKKGQQQAKPVLLEPIMEVEVTVPENFMGDVISDFNTKRGRILGMEAAGKNSRVKALVPLAEMYRYAIDLKSMTQGRGSFRMKFSSYEEVPARLAEEIIKKAKAAAEAEK
- the spoVB gene encoding stage V sporulation protein B → MSRQSFVYGAFILLLASLCNRLIGFVYQILMIRLIRPEGVGLFNMVYPIYVLVLVLATAGIPVAIAKLMAEEVARGNLGGAYRVFSIAFWWIVASSLFFTLVLILGAPLLQQYVFPNPKVYYCFLSLVPGIIIVSLCSAFRGFFQGLQQMTPTAVTQVVEQLVRVIAGLGIAWFMLPRGIEYAAMGISLGVVLGEFVGFLSMLAIYFKKRPSLSPFAVYCSAPALKVTGRIFDLAVPVTLTRFVSTAFLSVDAMLIPRRLQVAGMTLNEATGVYGQFVGIAESLLFTPSIVTISLATALVPAISDALAQNDLSLVRGRTEEALRLTMLAGLPATAVFFLLPKELCQAIFGYADAGVALGTLALGGPFLYLQQTTTGILQGLGRAERPLRNLIIAAAFKVAGIYYLTAVPALGIRGTALSLCAAYMIMSLLNYRDLKKIIALKVDFGYCLGKPLVATVGMAVVMWYARNFMLGSDDLSRMGLLIVLFLGGATYLLLLFLSGGVHSHDLRRLASFLGWRR
- the surE gene encoding 5'/3'-nucleotidase SurE; this encodes MIVLLSNDDGIHAPGLKALAESLQELGDLYIVAPDRERSATGHGITVHRPLRLETISIPGIKAMAWAVDGTPADCVKLAVEDLLPNPPAVVVAGINQGPNLGTDVLYSGTVSAAIEGTINGFPALAISLTSYGSHDFTTAAEVARKVVNLTMQKGLPRGTLLNINVPAAEPRGIRFTRLGNRRYVNIFHKRTDPRGRIYYWMAGEPLDLEENGDDTDVQAIKQNFISITPIQLDLTDYQSLQILRQQWEEITFHF